The following coding sequences lie in one Rutidosis leptorrhynchoides isolate AG116_Rl617_1_P2 chromosome 4, CSIRO_AGI_Rlap_v1, whole genome shotgun sequence genomic window:
- the LOC139844052 gene encoding alpha carbonic anhydrase 7-like, with product MDAKSLQFHSLLFALFIILYLPFAISQEVDDEHEFTYDVNSLTGPYHWGEIRPEWNMCSKGDLQSPIDLLHKRVQTTSALGKLDRDYKPANSTLINRGHDMMLEWIGGAGHIHIDGTEYRLNQLHWHAPSEHTINGRRFNLELHLVHQSEDGKIAVIGIMYKIGRPDSLLSLMEPYFKALAAIKDVKTNVGIIDPRHIKIGSRKYYRYMGSLTTPPCLQNVTWTIVHKVRTISREQVHAIRDAVHDDAEVNARPLQPLNNRWLKLYRPDDTQSN from the exons ATGGATGCTAAAAGCTTACAGTTTCATTCACTCTTGTTTGCTCTTTTCATAATCTTGTATCTACCTTTTGCTATATCTCAAGAAGTTG ATGACGAACATGAGTTCACTTATGATGTAAACAGTCTAACTGGACCATATCATTGGGGCGAGATTCGTCCCGAATGGAACATGTGTAGTAAAGGAGATTTGCAATCTCCAATTGATCTTTTGCATAAAAGGGTTCAAACGACGTCAGCTCTCGGAAAGCTTGATAGAGATTATAAACCTGCAAACTCGACTCTTATTAATAGAGGGCACGATATGATG TTGGAATGGATCGGAGGAGCTGGACATATTCATATAGACGGTACCGAGTATCGACTAAACCAGCTTCATTGGCATGCGCCTTCCGAACACACTATCAATGGCCGAAG ATTCAACTTGGAGCTACATTTGGTTCATCAAAGTGAAGATGGAAAAATAGCAGTGATTGGTATCATGTACAAAATTGGCCGCCCTGATTCTCTTTTATCATTG ATGGAACCATATTTTAAAGCATTGGCTGCCATAAAAGACGTGAAAACAAACGTGGGAATAATTGATCCACGACACATAAAAATTGGAAGTAGAAAGTATTACCGTTATATGGGCTCACTTACCACTCCACCATGTCTCCAAAATGTTACTTGGACCATTGTTcataag GTGAGAACGATTTCAAGAGAACAAGTGCATGCAATACGCGACGCTGTTCATGAT GATGCGGAAGTTAACGCAAGACCGCTTCAACCGCTCAATAACCGTTGGTTAAAACTTTATAGACCAGATGACACTCAAAGTAACTAA